GTTACTCTGTATTAGGTCATGGGACTCTGTGACAGTGGTAACGCAATCAGTAACACGATCGTAGAATTAGCAGTTCATGTCCTATCATCTTAAGAAAAATTCTTGCGAGAATCTAAACAAACTTGCTGCCAGTGCTGACATAGGGTACGATGCCCAAACAATCCGTGACTGCGATGCACAAATCTCACCCTACAGAGTCGTCTGCCCCTCTCACCGAGGTAATTCTCAGCCATCCTCAAACTGTGCTGGGAAACGTACACCTAGAGGGTATGCCACAGCCTGGTGCACACATCAACTTGCAAGGCAAGACATACCTAGTTTTAGAGCGGCATCATCGGTATCAATACAAAGCAGGGCGCTATCGGCTGTCAAGGATTCGCCTCTATGTTCAGCTTGTGCAGGATGTAGCAGAAAAAAGTCTTGTGAACGGACGGTGGGTTTTGGGGGACATCACCTGTCGATACAACGCTCGCTCGGAGCTGGTGCGCTGTGCTGTAAACCCTTCAGGGTCATGCAGTCAATGCCGATTTTATGAGCCGATAGCAGGCCATTCCTACGCTGCTGAAAAATCGCAACGTGGATAGCGTCATCAGCTTGCCAAATGTCGCAGCCTTGGCATAATGCTTGGGTAATGGTGTGAAGAGGTAACCACGATGTTAAGTTGGGAACATAGCCCCAGTAT
This DNA window, taken from Cyanobacteriota bacterium, encodes the following:
- a CDS encoding DUF6464 family protein is translated as MPKQSVTAMHKSHPTESSAPLTEVILSHPQTVLGNVHLEGMPQPGAHINLQGKTYLVLERHHRYQYKAGRYRLSRIRLYVQLVQDVAEKSLVNGRWVLGDITCRYNARSELVRCAVNPSGSCSQCRFYEPIAGHSYAAEKSQRG